CCGGAATGCTTCAACCTGGGAAGGCTCGGGATGAAGGGCATCACGATCTCCTACACCGTAGGCATCATCGTCGCCGCCATCTTCCTCTCCATCTTCCTTGCCACCATCTATCGCCATCCGGCGGAGAGTCTGGCTCGCCAGAAGCTGGTTGTCCTGCAGAGAAAGGAATCGGAAGTCGCGTAAGCTTGGTTCACGAAAAAACAGGGTCGCCCACATGGACGGCCCTGTTTTTTCTTGTGCGAAGGATGATCAATAGTTGACCAGATTGTAGTTCTCGATCGCCTTGTTGATCTCTTTGACCATCCCGTCCAGCGTCTGTTGGGCGTTCAGTTCCTTGTTCGCCAGCCGGGCGATGTACTCCTGGTTGATCTGCCGGGCCTGGGAGAAGACGGACAGAAGGGCACCGGCGTACTGCGGCTTGGATGCGTGCAGCTGGTCCAACGCCACCTGGAACTGCGGGTATTTCGCCACGTTGTCCTTGAACGTCTGGGTGGACTGCGCCGCCACCGTTACCGGGAAATACCCCGTCTTGGAATTCCAGAACGCCTGGTTTTCAGGATTGACCATGTATTTCAGGAATTCCCATGTGGCATCCATCCGCGCTTGATCCTTGGTATCCATCATCCACAGCGAGCCACCACCGACGGACACGCCGCCGATGTCGTCCTTGTTGATGGACGGGAAGTATGCGACACCCAGCTCGAATTTGTCCCCGATGTTGGTGAGCAGGGACTTCAACGCGGCGGTGCTTTCCAGCGTCATGGCGATATCACCGCTGATGAACGCCGCTTTGGCGTCGTTGTTCCCCTGGTTGAGGTACGGCATCACCCCGCTGGAGAGCAGTTTCTCCCAGGTCTGCACGATCTGCAGCCCCGCCCCGTTGGAGTCAAAAGCCACCGCCGTCGCCGGCTTGGCGCCACGTCCGTTGTTGTTGTTGGCGTACTGCTTGCCCATCTT
The window above is part of the Sphaerochaeta sp. genome. Proteins encoded here:
- a CDS encoding ABC transporter substrate-binding protein, with translation MRKWYLLAMVAVLSASMVFGAGSSETVTQAAAPSGPVELTFWHAMGGVNGEAMNQLVDKFNQDYQGKIHVTAQYQGSYDDEFSKIQASGGNYPCDIIQVYDIGTRYMIDSGWITPVQTFINKTKYDVSQIEPNIAAYYTVDGTLYSMPFNSSTPILYYNKTALQEAGITDVPKNFDDIIAMSAKLKQTNADGTVKRYGFGMGNYGWFFEQWIGKMGKQYANNNNGRGAKPATAVAFDSNGAGLQIVQTWEKLLSSGVMPYLNQGNNDAKAAFISGDIAMTLESTAALKSLLTNIGDKFELGVAYFPSINKDDIGGVSVGGGSLWMMDTKDQARMDATWEFLKYMVNPENQAFWNSKTGYFPVTVAAQSTQTFKDNVAKYPQFQVALDQLHASKPQYAGALLSVFSQARQINQEYIARLANKELNAQQTLDGMVKEINKAIENYNLVNY